The following are encoded in a window of Drosophila simulans strain w501 chromosome 3L, Prin_Dsim_3.1, whole genome shotgun sequence genomic DNA:
- the LOC6738307 gene encoding uncharacterized protein LOC6738307 isoform X2 has product MRIRTSLLAVVLLATASLAEESNWGNEWAPMEDAMPSRRSVDTKPADQADIQGRYLVHESIQSNSTTQIDEVIEQLINSRREGRNLGEYDAVYADGNIDQALQQGNDMQARNLIRDKLCGLGLMSCDVEEKRPFYSTIYAQGPPPPSGFSGGPYGPAKPMPPPSYFSGRPPMGGPPGSYGPPPSSLNSFGPPPSSVNSFGPPRKVGYEGPYKPMSGPYRPSGPGGYLEHPPPSAIDGSSDGITYTKPPPGALIYDSKPPGPIYTGGPSLGAGPVFTGASNGVPPYNYENPEGGIQGASSAPNGFYSQQSSASSASATSSSTKVVVGAPLDALQQHVHHHYHHVEGGEGAKVPSVPIPIGAGQTINTDFSALAQSSATYTPSIQTSSGSSYSQSNAFNAGFNGASQGGLLSQNGFGISQKPTGDLYKPNSGDLYKPNSGLGNFGSSSSGGFSGSPSSSYHSQNPDYYKKELQGGASNQYNGISGGYQGQGQYQSGYDTSRQQIVDCQCVPISQCPAADRIGRKEDLILPIDPRNLGKDIEALSDDALSSNATTTAEAKKDEEKADKDDKKRTRRQADQKDDEASDLSLDAQGRAYYGNRPVEKTCRINEVCCRRPLRPQAPPQQFGRCGVRNAAGITGRIKNPVYVDGDSEFGEYPWHVAILKKDPKESIYACGGTLIDAQHIISAAHCIKSQNGFDLRVRLGEWDVNHDVEFFPYIERDVVSVHIHPEYYAGTLDNDLAVLKLDQPVDFTKNPHISPACLPDKYSDFTGARCWTTGWGKDAFGEHGKYQNILKEVDVPILSHQQCESQLRNTRLGYSYKLNPGFVCAGGEEGKDACKGDGGGPLVCDRNGAMHVVGVVSWGIGCGQVNVPGVYVKVSAYLPWIQQITQSYQ; this is encoded by the exons ATGAGAATAAGAACTAGCCTTTTGGCAGTTGTACTgctggccaccgcctccttgGCCGAGGAATCAAACTGGGGCAATGAGTGGGCGCCCATGGAGGATGCCATGCCCAGTCGCCGATCCGTCGATACCAAGCCCGCCGATCAAGCTGACATTCAGGGACGTTACTTGGTCCACGAGTCCATCCAGAGCAACAGCACCACCCAGATCGACGAAGTCATCGAGCAGCTGATCAACTCCCGCCGTGAGGGCCGTAATCTGGGGGAATACGATGCCGTCTATGCTGATGGTAATATCGATCAGGCTCTGCAGCAGGGAAACGATATGCAGGCCCGCAATCTTATCCGGGATAAGCTGTGTGGATTGGGACTGATGAGCTGCGATGTGGAGGAGAAGCGTCCCTTCTACTCGACCATCTATGCCCAGGGTCCCCCACCACCATCCGGTTTCAGCGGTGGTCCCTATGGTCCAGCTAAGCCCATGCCCCCACCAAGCTACTTCAGTGGTCGCCCGCCAATGGGTGGACCTCCTGGATCTTACGGACCTCCGCCCAGCTCATTGAACTCCTTTGGACCTCCGCCCAGCTCTGTGAACTCCTTTGGACCTCCCAGGAAGGTGGGATATGAGGGACCATACAAGCCAATGTCTGGACCTTACAGGCCATCTGGACCCGGTGGCTACCTGGAGCATCCTCCACCATCCGCCATTGACGGCTCATCCGACGGTATCACCTACACGAAGCCACCACCCGGAGCCCTGATCTACGACAGCAAGCCACCAGGACCCATCTACACCGGAGGTCCTTCTCTGGGTGCTGGACCCGTTTTCACTGGTGCTTCGAATGGAGTTCCTCCATACAACTACGAAAATCCCGAGGGTGGCATCCAGGGTGCCAGCTCTGCTCCCAATGGTTTCTACTCGCAGCAGTCTTCAGCTTCCTCCGCCTCGGCCACATCCTCCAGCACCAAAGTGGTGGTTGGAGCACCACTCGATGCTCTGCAGCAACACGTGCATCATCATTATCACCATGTTGAAGGTGGCGAGGGAGCCAAGGTTCCCAGTGTGCCAATTCCCATCGGAGCTGGCCAGACCATTAACACCGACTTCAGTGCCCTGGCCCAATCCTCTGCCACATACACTCCCTCCATTCAGACTTCTTCCGGCTCCAGTTACTCCCAGTCCAATGCTTTCAATGCTGGCTTTAATGGTGCTTCTCAGGGTGGACTTCTTTCGCAGAACGGTTTTGGAATCTCCCAGAAACCCACTGGAGATCTGTACAAGCCAAACTCTGGAGATCTGTACAAGCCCAACTCAGGACTAGGAAACTTTGGCAGCAGCTCCTCTGGAGGATTCAGTGGATCGCCCAGCTCCAGTTATCACAGCCAGAACCCCGACTACTACAAGAAGGAGCTGCAAGGTGGAGCATCCAACCAGTACAATGGCATCTCTGGTGGTTACCAGGGTCAGGGTCAGTACCAGAGTGGCTATGACACCTCGCGCCAGCAGATCGTCGACTGCCAGTGTGTGCCCATCTCCCAGTGTCCCGCTGCCGATCGCATTGGTCGCAAGGAGGATCTCATTCTGCCCATTGATCCCCGCAACCTGGGCAAGGACATTGAGGCTCTGAGTGACGATGCTCTGTCCAGCAATGCTACCACTACTGCTGAGGCTAAGAAGGACGAGGAGAAGGCGGATAAGGATGACAAGAAACGCACCCGCCGCCAGGCTGATCAAAAGGATGACGAAGCAAGCGATCTCTCACTCGATGCTCAAGGG CGTGCCTATTATGGAAACCGACCCGTAGAGAAGACCTGCCGCATCAACGAGGTCTGCTGCCGTCGTCCACTGCGTCCCCAGGCTCCTCCCCAGCAATTCGGTCGTTGTGGAGTGAGGAACGCCGCTGGAATCACCGGTCGCATCAAGAATCCCGTCTACGTTGATGGAGACAGTGAGTTCGGCGAGTATCCCTGGCATGTGGCCATTCTGAAGAAGGATCCCAAGGAGTCGATCTACGCCTGCGGTGGCACCCTCATCGATGCCCAGCACATCATCTCCGCTGCCCATTGCATTAAATC TCAAAATGGCTTCGATCTTCGTGTGCGTCTGGGCGAATGGGATGTCAACCACGATGTGGAGTTCTTCCCCTACATAGAACGCGATGTGGTCTCCGTGCACATCCATCCCGAGTACTATGCCGGCACTCTGGACAATGATCTAGCCGTTCTGAAACTGGACCAACCCGTTGACTTCACCAAGAATCCGCACATTAGTCCCGCCTGTCTGCCCGACAAGTATTCCGATTTCACTGGAGCTCGTTGCTGGACGACTGGATGGGGCAAAGACGCCTTCGGCGAGCACGGAAAGTACCAGAACATTCTGAAGGAGGTGGATGTACCAATCCTGTCGCACCAGCAGTGCGAGTCCCAACTGAGGAACACTCGTCTGGGCTATAGCTACAAACTGAATCCCGGATTCGTTTGCGCCGGCGGAGAGGAGGGCAAGGATGCCTGCAAGGGTGATGGCGGTGGCCCATTGGTGTGCGACCGGAATGGAGCCATGCACGTGGTCGGAGTGGTGTCCTGGGGCATTGGATGCGGCCAGGTGAACGTTCCCGGCGTCTACGTTAAGGTCTCCGCTTATCTGCCCTGGATCCAACAGATCACCCAGAGCTATCAATGA
- the LOC6738307 gene encoding uncharacterized protein LOC6738307 isoform X1: MRIRTSLLAVVLLATASLAEESNWGNEWAPMEDAMPSRRSVDTKPADQADIQGRYLVHESIQSNSTTQIDEVIEQLINSRREGRNLGEYDAVYADGNIDQALQQGNDMQARNLIRDKLCGLGLMSCDVEEKRPFYSTIYAQGPPPPSGFSGGPYGPAKPMPPPSYFSGRPPMGGPPGSYGPPPSSLNSFGPPPSSVNSFGPPRKVGYEGPYKPMSGPYRPSGPGGYLEHPPPSAIDGSSDGITYTKPPPGALIYDSKPPGPIYTGGPSLGAGPVFTGASNGVPPYNYENPEGGIQGASSAPNGFYSQQSSASSASATSSSTKVVVGAPLDALQQHVHHHYHHVEGGEGAKVPSVPIPIGAGQTINTDFSALAQSSATYTPSIQTSSGSSYSQSNAFNAGFNGASQGGLLSQNGFGISQKPTGDLYKPNSGDLYKPNSGLGNFGSSSSGGFSGSPSSSYHSQNPDYYKKELQGGASNQYNGISGGYQGQGQYQSGYDTSRQQIVDCQCVPISQCPAADRIGRKEDLILPIDPRNLGKDIEALSDDALSSNATTTAEAKKDEEKADKDDKKRTRRQADQKDDEASDLSLDAQGRQSPLGGSPLALPALQAIELIQRKVLPTYGVSFGLPYPTGGYGGYPSNILGDHVPAQNPYFGSVGPNGLNLGLVNVNPLVSVQVAKTEYGEKVVKPLVNLHVTPNANLIQKVGDFFKRKPTEAYSTHYHHHDHYSGYEHHDYDHHDHHDHHDHHSYPHFYGGSGPGPHFSVEMVPSTPIFEYHSGPSVQYHHHHEPSPYESSYNSIYPGSSPDFGGFGEYSQHVERSANVSGVDTDRPSNSGRRGKQLNLGPLYNIPTPAPGEAAGSDRITFPRDRRRRSVEDGVWAGAAPEEQRAYYGNRPVEKTCRINEVCCRRPLRPQAPPQQFGRCGVRNAAGITGRIKNPVYVDGDSEFGEYPWHVAILKKDPKESIYACGGTLIDAQHIISAAHCIKSQNGFDLRVRLGEWDVNHDVEFFPYIERDVVSVHIHPEYYAGTLDNDLAVLKLDQPVDFTKNPHISPACLPDKYSDFTGARCWTTGWGKDAFGEHGKYQNILKEVDVPILSHQQCESQLRNTRLGYSYKLNPGFVCAGGEEGKDACKGDGGGPLVCDRNGAMHVVGVVSWGIGCGQVNVPGVYVKVSAYLPWIQQITQSYQ, translated from the exons ATGAGAATAAGAACTAGCCTTTTGGCAGTTGTACTgctggccaccgcctccttgGCCGAGGAATCAAACTGGGGCAATGAGTGGGCGCCCATGGAGGATGCCATGCCCAGTCGCCGATCCGTCGATACCAAGCCCGCCGATCAAGCTGACATTCAGGGACGTTACTTGGTCCACGAGTCCATCCAGAGCAACAGCACCACCCAGATCGACGAAGTCATCGAGCAGCTGATCAACTCCCGCCGTGAGGGCCGTAATCTGGGGGAATACGATGCCGTCTATGCTGATGGTAATATCGATCAGGCTCTGCAGCAGGGAAACGATATGCAGGCCCGCAATCTTATCCGGGATAAGCTGTGTGGATTGGGACTGATGAGCTGCGATGTGGAGGAGAAGCGTCCCTTCTACTCGACCATCTATGCCCAGGGTCCCCCACCACCATCCGGTTTCAGCGGTGGTCCCTATGGTCCAGCTAAGCCCATGCCCCCACCAAGCTACTTCAGTGGTCGCCCGCCAATGGGTGGACCTCCTGGATCTTACGGACCTCCGCCCAGCTCATTGAACTCCTTTGGACCTCCGCCCAGCTCTGTGAACTCCTTTGGACCTCCCAGGAAGGTGGGATATGAGGGACCATACAAGCCAATGTCTGGACCTTACAGGCCATCTGGACCCGGTGGCTACCTGGAGCATCCTCCACCATCCGCCATTGACGGCTCATCCGACGGTATCACCTACACGAAGCCACCACCCGGAGCCCTGATCTACGACAGCAAGCCACCAGGACCCATCTACACCGGAGGTCCTTCTCTGGGTGCTGGACCCGTTTTCACTGGTGCTTCGAATGGAGTTCCTCCATACAACTACGAAAATCCCGAGGGTGGCATCCAGGGTGCCAGCTCTGCTCCCAATGGTTTCTACTCGCAGCAGTCTTCAGCTTCCTCCGCCTCGGCCACATCCTCCAGCACCAAAGTGGTGGTTGGAGCACCACTCGATGCTCTGCAGCAACACGTGCATCATCATTATCACCATGTTGAAGGTGGCGAGGGAGCCAAGGTTCCCAGTGTGCCAATTCCCATCGGAGCTGGCCAGACCATTAACACCGACTTCAGTGCCCTGGCCCAATCCTCTGCCACATACACTCCCTCCATTCAGACTTCTTCCGGCTCCAGTTACTCCCAGTCCAATGCTTTCAATGCTGGCTTTAATGGTGCTTCTCAGGGTGGACTTCTTTCGCAGAACGGTTTTGGAATCTCCCAGAAACCCACTGGAGATCTGTACAAGCCAAACTCTGGAGATCTGTACAAGCCCAACTCAGGACTAGGAAACTTTGGCAGCAGCTCCTCTGGAGGATTCAGTGGATCGCCCAGCTCCAGTTATCACAGCCAGAACCCCGACTACTACAAGAAGGAGCTGCAAGGTGGAGCATCCAACCAGTACAATGGCATCTCTGGTGGTTACCAGGGTCAGGGTCAGTACCAGAGTGGCTATGACACCTCGCGCCAGCAGATCGTCGACTGCCAGTGTGTGCCCATCTCCCAGTGTCCCGCTGCCGATCGCATTGGTCGCAAGGAGGATCTCATTCTGCCCATTGATCCCCGCAACCTGGGCAAGGACATTGAGGCTCTGAGTGACGATGCTCTGTCCAGCAATGCTACCACTACTGCTGAGGCTAAGAAGGACGAGGAGAAGGCGGATAAGGATGACAAGAAACGCACCCGCCGCCAGGCTGATCAAAAGGATGACGAAGCAAGCGATCTCTCACTCGATGCTCAAGGG AGACAGTCCCCGCTCGGAGGATCTCCATTGGCATTGCCCGCTCTCCAGGCCATCGAGCTGATCCAACGCAAAGTGCTGCCCACCTACGGTGTCAGCTTTGGTCTGCCCTATCCCACCGGCGGGTATGGAGGCTATCCCTCGAATATCCTGGGTGATCATGTACCCGCTCAAAACCCGTACTTTGGTTCGGTGGGTCCAAATGGTCTGAATCTCGGTCTGGTGAATGTGAATCCTCTGGTATCGGTGCAGGTGGCCAAAACAGAATATGGCGAGAAGGTGGTGAAGCCACTGGTCAATCTGCATGTCACCCCAAATGCGAATCTTATTCAGAAAGTGGGAGACTTCTTTAAGCGGAAGCCCACCGAAGCGTATAGTACCCATTACCACCATCACGATCATTATAGTGGCTATGAGCACCACGATTACGATCACCATGACCACCACGATCACCATGACCACCACTCGTATCCGCATTTCTATGGAGGATCTGGCCCGGGTCCCCATTTCAGTGTGGAAATGGTCCCAAGTACTCCCATCTTTGAGTATCACAGTGGCCCTTCAGTTCAGTATCATCACCACCACGAACCGTCTCCCTACGAGAGCTCTTACAACTCTATATATCCCGGATCCAGTCCTGATTTCGGGGGCTTTGGCGAGTACTCACAGCATGTGGAGCGAAGTGCCAATGTGAGCGGTGTTGATACAGACAGGCCATCGAATTCCGGTCGTCGTGGCAAACAGTTGAACCTGGGACCCCTCTACAACATTCCCACTCCGGCTCCTGGTGAGGCAGCTGGCAGTGATCGGATCACTTTCCCCCGGGATCGCAGGCGCAGGAGCGTTGAGGATGGTGTGTGGGCGGGAGCAGCTCCTGAGGAGCAG CGTGCCTATTATGGAAACCGACCCGTAGAGAAGACCTGCCGCATCAACGAGGTCTGCTGCCGTCGTCCACTGCGTCCCCAGGCTCCTCCCCAGCAATTCGGTCGTTGTGGAGTGAGGAACGCCGCTGGAATCACCGGTCGCATCAAGAATCCCGTCTACGTTGATGGAGACAGTGAGTTCGGCGAGTATCCCTGGCATGTGGCCATTCTGAAGAAGGATCCCAAGGAGTCGATCTACGCCTGCGGTGGCACCCTCATCGATGCCCAGCACATCATCTCCGCTGCCCATTGCATTAAATC TCAAAATGGCTTCGATCTTCGTGTGCGTCTGGGCGAATGGGATGTCAACCACGATGTGGAGTTCTTCCCCTACATAGAACGCGATGTGGTCTCCGTGCACATCCATCCCGAGTACTATGCCGGCACTCTGGACAATGATCTAGCCGTTCTGAAACTGGACCAACCCGTTGACTTCACCAAGAATCCGCACATTAGTCCCGCCTGTCTGCCCGACAAGTATTCCGATTTCACTGGAGCTCGTTGCTGGACGACTGGATGGGGCAAAGACGCCTTCGGCGAGCACGGAAAGTACCAGAACATTCTGAAGGAGGTGGATGTACCAATCCTGTCGCACCAGCAGTGCGAGTCCCAACTGAGGAACACTCGTCTGGGCTATAGCTACAAACTGAATCCCGGATTCGTTTGCGCCGGCGGAGAGGAGGGCAAGGATGCCTGCAAGGGTGATGGCGGTGGCCCATTGGTGTGCGACCGGAATGGAGCCATGCACGTGGTCGGAGTGGTGTCCTGGGGCATTGGATGCGGCCAGGTGAACGTTCCCGGCGTCTACGTTAAGGTCTCCGCTTATCTGCCCTGGATCCAACAGATCACCCAGAGCTATCAATGA